In Methanolobus chelungpuianus, a genomic segment contains:
- the endA gene encoding tRNA-intron lyase: MIGRLVKDRVLAAKQAINELYNTGYYGRPKGDTLELTLIEAAYLLYKKKLDIELNGRILGFEEFFTEASKMQQYFELKYIVYKDLRERGFYVQPSVTDFRVYPRGGHPGKTPARSFVYVRSERIPMPLPDLFTSLNAADNVHKQMVLAIVDEESDLTYYEVKKVNVKGAMPAISSQGDLIRATLLEDRVIVWDASSSQHLHLDGFYGKPLDDERLQLSLVESAYLMQRGLISIGSSDTAGFLDIDGFSVVASSIEPDFLRKYKAYANLRDSGLVPKTGFKFGTHFRVYSQVSLTGKMPHSEYLIHAIPWDHVFMLPVMSRAVRLANSVRKRMLYAVEDRDTIAYVDIGRIKM; encoded by the coding sequence TTGATAGGCAGACTCGTAAAGGACCGTGTCCTCGCAGCCAAGCAGGCAATAAATGAGCTCTATAACACAGGATATTACGGCCGCCCCAAAGGTGATACCCTCGAACTGACCCTTATTGAAGCTGCGTATCTCCTTTACAAGAAGAAACTGGATATCGAGCTCAATGGCAGGATTCTTGGGTTCGAGGAGTTCTTCACCGAAGCTTCAAAAATGCAGCAGTACTTCGAGCTGAAATATATCGTTTATAAGGATCTACGGGAGAGGGGCTTCTATGTGCAGCCCAGTGTGACGGATTTCAGGGTATATCCGAGAGGAGGTCATCCCGGAAAGACTCCTGCCAGGAGTTTTGTCTATGTGAGGTCCGAGCGCATACCCATGCCGCTTCCTGACCTTTTCACATCCCTCAATGCAGCCGACAACGTTCACAAACAGATGGTGCTGGCGATAGTGGATGAGGAAAGCGACCTGACGTATTATGAGGTCAAAAAGGTGAACGTAAAGGGCGCAATGCCGGCCATCTCCTCCCAGGGGGATCTTATCAGGGCTACCCTGCTTGAAGACCGCGTGATCGTGTGGGATGCATCTTCCTCGCAGCACCTCCACCTAGATGGATTTTATGGCAAGCCGCTTGACGATGAGCGCCTGCAGTTGTCCCTGGTGGAGTCCGCATATCTTATGCAACGCGGTCTTATCAGCATTGGAAGCAGTGATACTGCTGGTTTCCTTGATATTGATGGCTTCTCGGTTGTGGCTTCATCCATCGAGCCTGATTTCCTGCGCAAGTACAAAGCTTATGCCAATCTGCGGGACAGCGGACTTGTGCCAAAGACAGGGTTCAAGTTCGGTACTCACTTCAGGGTATACTCTCAGGTCAGTCTCACGGGGAAGATGCCACACTCGGAATACCTTATACATGCGATTCCCTGGGACCATGTGTTCATGCTGCCTGTAATGTCCAGGGCCGTCAGGCTTGCCAACAGCGTCAGGAAGAGGATGCTCTATGCTGTAGAGGACAGGGACACAATCGCCTATGTCGATATCGGCAGGATAAAGATGTAG
- a CDS encoding carboxymuconolactone decarboxylase family protein, with translation MTEDPLEIIKNADPELSELIGKGRAAAFNDSGIPLKYKFLIAMALDAAEGAADGVRVLAMQALSQGATKEEVMEAVRIAHYICGVGSVYTAARGLKDVL, from the coding sequence ATGACAGAAGACCCATTGGAGATAATAAAGAATGCAGATCCCGAACTGTCCGAACTGATAGGCAAGGGCCGCGCAGCCGCATTTAATGATAGCGGCATCCCTCTTAAGTATAAATTCCTGATCGCCATGGCCCTGGACGCAGCCGAGGGTGCAGCCGACGGGGTCAGGGTGCTTGCAATGCAGGCCCTGAGCCAGGGAGCAACAAAGGAAGAGGTCATGGAAGCCGTAAGGATAGCCCACTACATTTGCGGAGTGGGTAGTGTCTATACCGCGGCACGTGGGCTCAAAGATGTACTTTAA
- the cfbD gene encoding Ni-sirohydrochlorin a,c-diamide reductive cyclase catalytic subunit produces the protein MMGKELSIIHPRPSSIVAALYTLRDLNVDVAILHGPPGCSFKHARLLEEDGIRVVTTALDENGFVFGGRQELSSLLEKVNEMFKPRLIGVVGTCASMIIGEELREPVEDANLDVPVIEVEVHAGYPDNTKGVLITLESACEVGVIDREELERQKVLLHEATQVEKRHGAASRQYLEPSRGDVKYKVAERVIRLLQEGRKCITIMNAKKETGYMFADITAAVNEVALALGKEGNVVNMANVDDSLGLPRVRHHAKCIAADLKERGITVHEIIGGMDEYPVTGERVNELIKQKYKDYDFALITGVPHAIPMEALEGMEVISVTNGPRQVLPLKEMGHQHVIVEIDLHPKTLGVNHIVESEFGATLREVAKDMLGK, from the coding sequence ATGATGGGAAAAGAATTATCGATCATACATCCGCGGCCAAGTTCCATCGTGGCTGCGTTATACACATTACGTGACCTGAATGTAGATGTGGCTATACTGCACGGCCCTCCCGGATGTTCTTTCAAACATGCAAGGCTTCTGGAAGAGGACGGGATCCGCGTTGTGACAACAGCCCTTGATGAGAACGGCTTTGTTTTTGGAGGGCGCCAGGAGCTTTCGTCCCTGCTGGAAAAGGTCAACGAGATGTTCAAACCCAGACTCATCGGAGTGGTCGGGACATGCGCCAGCATGATCATTGGCGAGGAACTGCGTGAACCTGTGGAGGATGCCAATCTGGACGTACCGGTCATCGAGGTGGAGGTGCATGCGGGTTATCCTGATAACACAAAGGGTGTGCTGATAACTCTCGAATCTGCCTGCGAGGTGGGCGTCATAGACAGGGAAGAGCTTGAGAGACAGAAGGTCCTTCTGCATGAGGCCACTCAGGTGGAAAAGCGCCACGGTGCCGCAAGCAGACAGTATCTTGAGCCTTCAAGGGGTGATGTCAAGTACAAGGTTGCTGAAAGGGTCATCCGGCTCCTGCAGGAAGGCAGGAAGTGTATCACCATCATGAACGCCAAGAAAGAAACCGGCTACATGTTCGCAGACATCACCGCTGCTGTGAACGAGGTCGCCCTGGCTCTGGGGAAGGAAGGCAACGTGGTCAATATGGCCAACGTTGATGATTCCCTCGGGCTTCCAAGGGTGCGCCACCATGCAAAGTGCATAGCTGCCGACCTTAAGGAGAGAGGTATAACAGTCCACGAGATAATCGGCGGGATGGATGAGTACCCGGTAACAGGAGAAAGGGTGAATGAGCTCATCAAGCAGAAGTACAAGGATTATGACTTTGCCCTTATCACAGGAGTGCCCCACGCAATCCCTATGGAGGCTCTTGAGGGAATGGAGGTAATCTCCGTCACCAATGGTCCAAGACAGGTCCTTCCCCTCAAGGAGATGGGTCACCAGCATGTCATCGTGGAGATAGACCTGCATCCCAAGACCCTTGGGGTCAACCATATAGTGGAATCCGAGTTCGGCGCAACCCTGCGTGAAGTTGCAAAGGACATGCTTGGCAAGTGA
- a CDS encoding NAD(P)-dependent glycerol-1-phosphate dehydrogenase: MQDGMKKWMQLPRDVLVGHDVIYDIKDVCRDLKMGKDPLIVTGCTTKKIAGDIVFDQLSDCGQNVRMVVSAEASMDEVDRIKAEALEHNSSYLLGVGSGKSIDVAKLAATQLDVPFMSVPTAASHDGIVSSRASIRCNGKTSSIEANAPMAVVADTAVISKAPYRLLAAGCGDIISNYTAVRDWELAHRLTNEPFSEYAAALSRMTAKILIDSADSIKPDLESSVRMVVKALVSSGVAMSIAGSSRPASGSEHMFSHALDMVSPRHALHGEQCGVGTIMMMYLHGGDWKKIKECLEVIGAPTTAEQLGIEDRYILEALLVAHTIRPERYTILGTGLTPAAAEKVARITKVIS; encoded by the coding sequence ATGCAAGATGGAATGAAAAAATGGATGCAGCTCCCCCGGGATGTGCTGGTCGGCCACGACGTCATATACGATATAAAAGACGTCTGCAGAGATCTCAAAATGGGAAAGGATCCTCTGATAGTCACAGGCTGTACTACGAAAAAGATAGCCGGAGATATTGTTTTCGATCAGCTGAGCGATTGCGGTCAGAATGTCCGGATGGTGGTATCAGCAGAGGCTTCCATGGATGAGGTCGACAGGATAAAGGCCGAGGCACTTGAACATAACTCATCTTACCTTCTGGGCGTTGGCAGTGGGAAGTCTATAGATGTCGCAAAGCTTGCTGCCACACAGCTGGATGTTCCTTTCATGAGTGTTCCAACCGCCGCTTCCCATGACGGCATAGTGTCATCGAGAGCCTCTATACGCTGCAACGGGAAGACAAGCTCCATCGAGGCAAACGCTCCCATGGCCGTGGTGGCTGATACGGCTGTCATATCAAAGGCCCCTTACCGCCTGCTGGCTGCTGGGTGCGGGGATATCATATCGAATTATACCGCTGTCAGGGACTGGGAACTTGCGCACAGGTTGACGAACGAGCCTTTCAGTGAGTATGCAGCAGCCCTATCAAGGATGACCGCCAAAATACTCATCGACTCGGCTGATTCGATCAAACCTGACCTTGAGAGCTCTGTGAGGATGGTCGTCAAGGCGCTTGTATCCAGCGGGGTCGCCATGAGCATTGCAGGCTCCTCAAGGCCGGCTTCGGGCTCGGAGCACATGTTCAGCCATGCGCTGGATATGGTCTCTCCAAGGCATGCCCTGCATGGTGAGCAATGCGGTGTGGGTACGATCATGATGATGTACCTGCACGGGGGCGACTGGAAAAAGATAAAGGAGTGCCTTGAAGTGATAGGGGCTCCCACAACGGCTGAACAGCTGGGTATTGAAGATAGGTATATATTAGAGGCGCTTCTAGTTGCACATACTATCCGCCCGGAAAGATATACCATACTCGGGACGGGTCTCACACCTGCAGCCGCTGAAAAAGTAGCACGCATAACTAAAGTAATCTCATGA
- the cfbE gene encoding coenzyme F430 synthase, producing the protein MTLKSCFSGTSPLNRKVAVLDLTHAGTIVARKLAELGLDVTAVDVYNTVSEDVLLSMRQDLCITVSKNPIPVNPFGLIVSPVHLDPGYQMLVDAGEQGKVIISHHQAVGMVLSTSRVLEGVKVIEVTGSKGKTSTASLLADMLSRKMAVVLHTTRGLELWADGRSRLLHLGLSIAPGSILHAIDIMGSMDIHPDCCIFEVSIGGTGYADIGVITTLEPDYAIAKSTSKASDAKIRMLDYGKEGSVFFLKSNDRKSLDKARELGREFFTFTDSCSHDPQADLQLTFDGKGITLSTEEVSLAAELDPSYSASSYTLAFAAAGAVALHMGISQDSVRDVIGGFTGLQGRMQEKDVSGRILIDNSNSGMDIKSAERALDYGLSRLAGENAGKVLMVLGEEAAQVCEGLPPEKVAEFIGRRIGDIERLILIGERMKDIRHERISHAAHLEDGLGQLIGISVKGDLVLSCVKCFR; encoded by the coding sequence ATGACCCTGAAATCCTGCTTTTCTGGCACTTCTCCTTTGAACCGCAAGGTCGCAGTCCTTGATCTTACGCATGCAGGAACTATCGTAGCCAGGAAACTGGCAGAACTGGGTCTTGATGTCACAGCTGTGGATGTCTATAATACAGTGTCAGAGGATGTCCTGCTTTCCATGAGGCAGGATCTCTGTATAACCGTTTCCAAAAATCCTATTCCTGTCAATCCCTTCGGCCTTATAGTGAGCCCGGTCCACCTGGACCCCGGCTACCAGATGCTTGTGGATGCGGGGGAGCAGGGCAAGGTGATCATCAGTCACCACCAGGCCGTCGGAATGGTCCTTTCCACGAGCAGAGTACTTGAAGGAGTTAAAGTCATAGAGGTCACCGGCTCCAAGGGCAAGACCAGCACTGCATCCCTTCTGGCGGACATGCTCTCAAGGAAAATGGCTGTAGTTCTGCACACTACCCGCGGCTTGGAGCTATGGGCTGATGGCAGGTCCCGGCTATTGCACCTTGGTCTGAGTATAGCACCAGGGAGCATCCTGCATGCCATTGACATAATGGGCTCCATGGATATTCATCCGGACTGCTGCATCTTCGAGGTTTCTATAGGAGGGACCGGCTACGCTGATATCGGCGTGATAACCACCCTCGAGCCCGACTATGCCATCGCAAAATCCACCTCCAAGGCAAGCGATGCAAAGATCAGGATGCTTGACTATGGAAAAGAGGGTAGCGTCTTTTTCCTGAAATCCAATGACCGCAAGTCACTCGACAAAGCCAGGGAGCTCGGCAGGGAATTCTTCACATTCACGGATTCCTGCTCACATGATCCGCAGGCCGACCTGCAGCTCACTTTTGACGGGAAGGGCATCACCTTGAGCACGGAGGAGGTGAGCCTGGCTGCTGAACTTGACCCCTCCTACAGCGCCTCATCCTATACGCTGGCCTTTGCGGCTGCCGGCGCTGTGGCGCTGCATATGGGAATATCTCAGGACTCTGTCAGGGATGTGATAGGAGGCTTTACCGGCCTTCAGGGCAGGATGCAGGAGAAGGATGTCAGTGGCAGGATTCTCATCGATAATTCCAATTCCGGAATGGATATCAAATCTGCCGAGCGGGCCCTTGACTACGGTCTCTCAAGGCTTGCCGGCGAAAACGCAGGAAAAGTGCTGATGGTGCTTGGCGAGGAAGCTGCACAGGTCTGTGAGGGTCTCCCTCCCGAAAAGGTGGCTGAGTTCATCGGAAGGCGCATTGGGGATATTGAACGCCTGATACTCATCGGGGAAAGGATGAAGGATATCAGGCATGAGAGGATAAGCCATGCTGCTCACCTGGAGGACGGACTCGGGCAATTGATTGGGATATCCGTGAAAGGTGATCTGGTGTTATCCTGTGTGAAATGCTTCAGGTAA
- a CDS encoding phage tail sheath family protein, whose protein sequence is MPVAIPVKPGCYTEEMQAIRTIPAVDTSITAFVGYTPKGEADKAVTVSGFGEYERLFGGTDPDSKLSYAIRLFFQNGGRQAYVVRVAKAAKASTKYTMLRPIPGSTLPGAKEIIGSQESRTGMYALLDADIFNLLVIPDTARLPEDEAKSVIESAVRLCEQRRAFYLADPDPSKKPPDIAGWTSFITSRNAAVFFPQARVADPPDPAGPISVPVSGAVAGVFARTDAERGVWKAAAGTGAVVNGIMGPAHDLNEFQVNQLNQSAINCMRLLPGAGTVVWGARTRESAFDQASEWKYIPVRRLALFIEESISRGTRWTIYEPNGQTLWARIRSETDNFLYRLFLQGAFQGRTKQEAYFVKCDAETVTQNDIDNGSVNIMIGFAPLRPAEFVVIRVSQKAGQDPTG, encoded by the coding sequence ATGCCCGTAGCAATACCGGTAAAACCAGGCTGCTACACCGAAGAGATGCAGGCAATCCGCACGATCCCGGCCGTGGACACTTCGATCACCGCTTTTGTAGGATATACTCCAAAGGGAGAGGCAGATAAAGCCGTCACTGTCTCCGGCTTTGGGGAGTATGAGCGCTTGTTCGGAGGAACGGATCCTGACAGCAAGCTAAGCTATGCTATCAGGCTCTTCTTCCAGAACGGAGGCAGGCAGGCCTATGTGGTGCGTGTTGCAAAAGCAGCAAAGGCTTCCACAAAATACACCATGCTCCGCCCCATTCCAGGCAGCACTCTGCCCGGTGCAAAGGAGATCATCGGATCGCAGGAGAGCAGGACAGGCATGTATGCGCTCCTTGATGCTGATATATTCAACCTGCTGGTGATCCCGGACACTGCAAGACTGCCCGAAGACGAAGCAAAGAGTGTCATTGAGTCCGCTGTCAGGCTCTGCGAACAAAGGCGGGCCTTTTATCTGGCAGACCCGGATCCCTCAAAGAAACCTCCAGATATCGCAGGCTGGACATCTTTCATTACCAGCAGGAACGCTGCCGTGTTCTTCCCTCAGGCCAGGGTGGCGGACCCTCCTGACCCTGCCGGACCCATATCCGTACCTGTGTCCGGTGCTGTTGCCGGGGTGTTTGCCCGCACGGATGCCGAGAGAGGTGTCTGGAAAGCTGCTGCAGGAACAGGCGCTGTTGTAAACGGCATTATGGGACCGGCCCATGATCTTAATGAATTTCAGGTAAATCAGCTGAACCAGTCAGCCATCAATTGCATGCGCCTGCTTCCGGGAGCAGGGACAGTTGTATGGGGCGCCCGCACAAGGGAATCGGCCTTTGATCAGGCCTCGGAGTGGAAATATATACCCGTGCGCAGGCTTGCACTGTTCATCGAGGAGAGTATCTCCAGGGGCACCCGCTGGACGATCTACGAGCCTAACGGGCAGACACTATGGGCCCGGATACGCAGTGAAACGGACAATTTCCTGTACAGGCTGTTCCTGCAGGGAGCGTTCCAGGGAAGGACAAAACAGGAAGCCTATTTTGTGAAATGCGATGCTGAAACAGTTACGCAAAATGATATTGATAATGGGAGTGTAAACATCATGATAGGATTCGCACCTCTCAGGCCTGCCGAATTTGTAGTGATAAGGGTGAGCCAGAAAGCAGGGCAGGATCCTACGGGTTGA
- the cfbC gene encoding Ni-sirohydrochlorin a,c-diamide reductive cyclase ATP-dependent reductase subunit, producing MLMTTSAKNQKRIAIYGKGGIGKSSTASNVAAACADEGYKVMIIGCDPKSDSSITLLGGKRIPTILDLLRQNIDVREKDIVFEGYGGVKCVEVGGPEPGIGCAGRGIIVAIQKLQKACPSMSDMDLIIYDVPGDIVCGGFVAPIRKGLVTEAYILTSGEYMPLYAANNICKGLAKIDTPLSGIICNSRSVTREEEIVRRFSEEIGSRLVAFIPKEQIVQDCERDGFSVLEKAPRSDIAHVYRNLAKAIMFNDQSILPGSLDDERLRELTR from the coding sequence ATGCTCATGACGACCAGTGCTAAGAACCAGAAAAGGATAGCTATCTATGGAAAAGGCGGTATCGGCAAGTCCAGCACGGCCTCCAATGTTGCAGCCGCATGTGCCGATGAAGGCTACAAGGTAATGATAATAGGATGCGACCCCAAGAGCGACTCGTCCATCACCTTGCTTGGAGGTAAGAGAATACCAACCATCCTTGACCTACTGAGGCAGAACATCGATGTCAGGGAGAAGGATATAGTATTCGAGGGATACGGCGGAGTAAAGTGCGTAGAGGTAGGCGGACCTGAGCCCGGTATCGGATGTGCCGGCAGGGGTATCATCGTGGCCATCCAGAAGCTGCAGAAGGCATGTCCTTCCATGAGCGATATGGATCTTATCATCTACGATGTCCCGGGGGATATCGTATGCGGTGGTTTTGTAGCTCCCATACGCAAGGGTCTCGTTACCGAGGCCTACATCCTCACATCCGGTGAGTACATGCCTCTCTATGCTGCAAATAACATATGCAAGGGCCTCGCCAAGATAGACACGCCGCTTTCCGGCATCATCTGCAACTCCAGAAGCGTCACACGCGAGGAGGAAATAGTGCGCAGGTTCTCCGAGGAGATAGGCAGCAGGCTTGTAGCTTTCATCCCCAAGGAGCAGATAGTCCAGGACTGTGAGAGGGACGGCTTCTCGGTGCTTGAAAAAGCCCCCAGGTCGGACATCGCCCATGTTTACAGGAACCTTGCAAAGGCCATCATGTTCAATGATCAGTCCATCCTTCCCGGCTCACTTGACGATGAGCGGCTCAGGGAGCTCACAAGGTAA
- a CDS encoding DUF2150 family protein has translation MSGREDEVFHHDFYTEERWKNWLNQVKESNFKFDESAEPQGKEGAIFVNMEDDIILACLKIIAKHDRNQLSSDAALDMLSRVRDIALAEIDPISEDADLMIDSLQTSLMGSFAACECYLRKEYDEKDDINDLVKVALEAEASDDIEISLATVAEIGALILSGKELSEKTMEDIPYGLVAEWLDGIESIAAAMVGSDSYKDDEEDDES, from the coding sequence ATGTCTGGTAGGGAAGATGAAGTCTTTCATCATGATTTTTATACTGAGGAACGCTGGAAGAACTGGCTGAACCAGGTCAAGGAAAGCAATTTCAAGTTTGATGAGTCCGCAGAGCCACAGGGAAAAGAGGGAGCTATTTTTGTCAACATGGAAGATGACATTATTCTTGCCTGCCTGAAGATAATCGCAAAGCATGACAGGAACCAGCTCTCTTCAGATGCTGCCCTTGATATGCTCTCTAGGGTGAGGGATATAGCTCTTGCCGAAATAGATCCTATATCCGAGGATGCGGACCTTATGATCGATTCGCTCCAGACCTCCCTTATGGGCAGTTTTGCGGCATGTGAGTGCTATCTGCGTAAGGAATACGATGAAAAGGACGACATTAACGACCTTGTAAAAGTTGCTCTTGAAGCCGAGGCATCGGATGATATAGAAATATCCCTTGCCACAGTGGCTGAGATAGGAGCGCTCATCCTGAGCGGCAAGGAACTGTCCGAGAAGACCATGGAGGATATACCCTACGGCCTTGTGGCGGAATGGCTCGATGGCATAGAATCCATAGCAGCCGCGATGGTGGGCTCCGACAGTTATAAGGATGACGAAGAGGATGACGAAAGTTAA
- a CDS encoding TspO/MBR family protein: MTCLDLRDIDWKKLIASLVVCQLAGLLGAIFTGPAIPAWYAALEKPSFVPPDWAFPVVWTILFLLMGISLYLVWNKGWGRRDVRLAMGVFGLQLFLNFLWSVLFFGMRSPLLGLVGIVFLWLAIAATTWRFYRISITAGLLLLPYLAWVSFAALLNYYIWLLNP; this comes from the coding sequence GTGACATGTCTGGATCTCAGGGACATTGACTGGAAAAAGCTGATCGCATCTCTTGTGGTATGTCAGCTTGCAGGCCTGCTCGGGGCCATATTCACAGGTCCGGCAATCCCCGCATGGTATGCGGCCCTCGAAAAGCCTTCCTTTGTGCCTCCGGACTGGGCATTCCCGGTGGTATGGACCATCCTTTTTCTGCTCATGGGCATCTCCCTGTACCTTGTCTGGAATAAGGGTTGGGGCCGTCGCGATGTGAGGCTGGCGATGGGCGTGTTCGGGCTTCAGCTGTTCCTCAATTTCCTCTGGTCGGTGCTGTTCTTCGGCATGCGCTCGCCTCTGCTGGGGCTTGTCGGGATCGTATTCCTCTGGCTCGCCATTGCAGCCACTACGTGGCGGTTCTACAGGATATCAATAACTGCAGGACTGCTGCTCTTGCCCTACCTTGCATGGGTATCTTTCGCAGCCCTGCTGAACTATTACATATGGCTGCTCAACCCGTAG
- a CDS encoding DUF5652 family protein, which yields MSYMSTLATEGSGWFLALIIVLAIWELLWKGIGLWKAAKKEQKYWFIAMLVLNTAGILPILYIFLFQKGKKGV from the coding sequence ATGAGTTATATGTCAACCCTGGCAACAGAAGGGTCGGGCTGGTTTCTGGCCCTTATAATCGTCCTTGCGATCTGGGAGCTTTTATGGAAAGGCATTGGTCTGTGGAAAGCAGCGAAAAAGGAGCAGAAATACTGGTTCATCGCAATGCTGGTACTAAACACTGCAGGCATTCTGCCGATATTGTATATATTCTTATTCCAGAAAGGTAAGAAGGGAGTGTAA
- the cfbB gene encoding Ni-sirohydrochlorin a,c-diamide synthase, with product MIQNSPRDGNTETEKVPASALKDMPRILLSAGSSSSGKTTITIGLLAALTEAGYNVQPYKVGLDYIDPSYYSEITGRRARNIDGFLMEEGSVRDVFVHGCEVDGEADIAIIEGVRGLYEGFDSFTDVGSTAQIAKILKCSVVLIINARSITRSAAALVGGFRDFDKDVHIAGVILNNIGGPRHAKKAREAIEFYTGIPVIGIIPRNSSMKISMRHLGLVPAIEERRRADNFDERTNFIRDAVKEGVDIDRLLETAHKAPPLERPENTVFLPREIEGERPVIGVALDEAFNFYYHDNLELLQLAGADLRYFSPIRDRKLPEVDGLYIGGGYPELFAAELENNFSMREDILDASRSGLPIYAECGGLMYLTEKLTTGVKGKGTYHMAEMPESTHDMVGALPGHTLMGHKRVVSYNIGSLSMDSVIGRTGNSFRGHEFHHSEVADIPKDAKFAIKLSRGTGIINGWDGLTVNNTLGCYAHLVASSYREFAGSFVDFVVRSSTL from the coding sequence ATGATTCAAAACTCTCCCAGGGACGGAAACACTGAGACTGAAAAGGTACCGGCTTCGGCGCTCAAGGATATGCCCAGGATACTCCTGTCGGCAGGCAGTTCCTCCTCCGGCAAGACCACAATAACCATCGGCCTGCTCGCAGCCCTCACCGAGGCCGGCTATAATGTCCAGCCTTACAAGGTGGGCCTGGACTACATCGACCCGAGCTACTATTCAGAGATAACAGGCCGGAGGGCCAGGAATATTGACGGTTTCCTGATGGAGGAGGGGAGTGTCAGGGACGTGTTCGTTCATGGATGCGAGGTGGACGGGGAAGCTGATATAGCCATTATAGAGGGCGTGCGCGGTCTCTACGAGGGTTTTGACAGCTTCACGGATGTAGGCAGCACCGCACAGATAGCCAAGATCCTCAAGTGTTCGGTGGTACTAATTATCAATGCCAGGAGCATTACCCGCTCTGCTGCGGCGCTGGTCGGGGGTTTCAGGGACTTTGACAAGGATGTCCATATTGCAGGTGTCATCCTCAACAACATCGGCGGCCCCAGGCATGCTAAAAAGGCCAGGGAGGCAATAGAGTTCTACACCGGCATCCCTGTGATCGGCATAATCCCGCGCAACAGCTCGATGAAGATATCCATGCGCCATCTGGGTCTTGTGCCCGCGATCGAGGAGCGGCGCAGGGCCGATAATTTTGACGAGCGCACGAACTTCATCAGGGATGCGGTAAAGGAGGGTGTGGATATCGACCGCCTGCTGGAGACCGCGCACAAGGCCCCGCCGCTGGAGAGGCCGGAGAACACCGTCTTCCTGCCACGGGAGATCGAAGGTGAACGCCCGGTTATCGGCGTGGCCCTTGACGAGGCTTTCAATTTCTATTACCATGATAACCTGGAGCTGTTACAGCTTGCAGGTGCTGATCTGCGATACTTCAGTCCCATACGCGACCGCAAGCTCCCGGAGGTGGACGGCCTGTATATCGGCGGCGGCTATCCCGAGCTTTTCGCTGCCGAGCTTGAGAACAACTTTTCGATGAGGGAGGATATACTGGACGCCTCACGCAGCGGACTGCCCATATATGCAGAATGCGGTGGACTGATGTACCTCACGGAGAAACTGACCACAGGAGTGAAAGGCAAGGGAACCTACCACATGGCCGAGATGCCCGAATCCACCCATGATATGGTAGGAGCGCTTCCCGGCCATACACTCATGGGCCACAAGCGCGTGGTCAGCTATAACATAGGCTCCCTTTCCATGGACTCTGTCATCGGCAGGACAGGCAACTCCTTCCGCGGCCATGAGTTCCATCATTCCGAGGTCGCCGATATCCCGAAGGATGCAAAATTCGCCATAAAACTCTCCCGAGGCACCGGCATCATCAACGGCTGGGACGGGTTGACCGTGAACAATACACTGGGCTGCTACGCCCATCTGGTGGCGAGCTCGTACAGGGAGTTCGCGGGGAGTTTTGTGGATTTTGTTGTTAGGTCTTCCACTCTGTAG
- a CDS encoding UPF0179 family protein codes for MTDTDTTITLVGSRLAKEGEDFMFLGESRECQKCKLKRTCLNLEPGRKYRVVKIRSDTVHECFIHDSGVIAVEVVSSPIVAAIDSKKAIAGARISYEHPKCSSFDDRLYDLINPEGINNGDKCTVAKVLESIDEGLSGCSLKKVELKL; via the coding sequence ATGACCGATACCGATACTACGATAACCCTTGTTGGCTCAAGGCTCGCAAAAGAAGGAGAGGATTTCATGTTCCTTGGCGAGTCACGTGAGTGCCAAAAATGCAAACTCAAAAGGACCTGCCTGAATCTCGAACCCGGAAGGAAGTACCGGGTCGTGAAGATAAGGAGTGATACTGTACATGAGTGTTTCATACACGATTCCGGTGTCATTGCCGTAGAGGTTGTATCTTCTCCCATAGTGGCTGCCATCGACTCCAAAAAGGCCATCGCAGGTGCCAGGATCAGCTATGAGCATCCGAAATGCAGCAGCTTTGATGACCGTCTCTATGATCTGATAAACCCTGAAGGTATCAATAATGGTGATAAGTGTACAGTGGCTAAGGTTCTTGAGAGCATAGACGAGGGACTTTCGGGCTGCTCACTAAAGAAGGTTGAACTTAAGTTATAA